A stretch of the Apteryx mantelli isolate bAptMan1 chromosome 3, bAptMan1.hap1, whole genome shotgun sequence genome encodes the following:
- the HHIPL2 gene encoding HHIP-like protein 2 isoform X1 — protein MNEPYHEEVENFYTSDLKKPPVEKVNVWPCTGGSSSSSGVSFSCPHVFFCLSLLCQISNLLGHPQCLDYGPPFQPPFHLEFCTAYENFGCCDQERDNSIAAKYWEIMDYIDPQGHKLCGAYIKDILCQECSPYAAHLYDAENPQTPLRNLPGLCFDYCSEFHFNCHSAISLLTGDKHIQECCETNKTRFCNLLNLHDKDYCFPNVLKNTALNRNLGLVVEDRKGCLQLCLTEVANGLRNPVLMVHANDHTHRMFVGEQVGVIWVYLPDGSRLEEPFLDIKTIVLATPWIGDERGFLGMAFHPKYKYNGKFYIYYSYMDKKQVEKIRISELKVSASDVNKADPHSERNLLELEEPAANHNGGQILFGVDGYMYLFTGDGGKAGDPFGKFGNAQNKSTLLGKVLRIDVDGKSPDGKPYRIPPDNPFVSDPKACPEVYAYGVRNMWRCAVDRGDPVTRKGRGRLFCGDVGQNRFEEINIIVKGGNYGWRAKEGFECYDTKLCHNSSLDDVLPIFAYGRNVGKSVTGGYVYRGCESPNLNGLYIFGDFMNGRLMALQEDEKTNRWKKQDICIGNTKACAFPGMISSYSKFIISFAEDEAGELYFMSTSYPSAYAPHGSLYKFVDPARRAPPGKCKWKPVPVKTKSKRIPFAPRAKTILELLNEPSTTQPPERSSSPTGVTRTISSKKAKKTQPTKIKASAVKPASAGKKTQKIKAKAKRYKPKQKVKVTKVSKTTPVPSLTKKNSHLTRTKKLPQRKEQ, from the exons ATGAATGAACCATACCATGAAGAGGTCGAGAATTTCTATACATCTGACCTCAAGAAACCTCCAGTGGAGAAAGTGAATGTTTGGCCATGCACTggcgggagcagcagcagctctggagttTCCTTTTCTTGCCCACATGTCTTTTTTTGCCTCTCCTTGTTATGCCAAATAAGCAATCTTCTGGGGCATCCTCAGTGCCTGGATTATGGGCCGCCTTTCCAGCCCCCTTTTCACTTGGAGTTTTGCACTGCCTATGAAAACTTTGGCTGCTGCGACCAGGAGAGAGACAACAGCATTGCAGCAAAATACTGGGAGATCATGGATTATATTGATCCCCAGGGGCATAAGCTGTGTGGAGCATATATCAAAGATATCCTGTGTCAG GAATGTTCTCCATATGCTGCACATCTTTATGATGCAGAAAACCCTCAGACGCCTCTTCGAAACCTCCCAGGACTTTGCTTTGACTACTGCTCTGAGTTTCACTTCAACTGCCACTCCGCTATCAGCCTGCTGACTGGTGATAAACACATCCAAGAATGCTGCGAGACAAACAAGACGCGCTTCTGTAACCTCCTTAACCTACATGATAAGGACTACTGCTTCCCCAATGTGCTAAAGAACACAGCCCTCAACCGTAACCTGGGCTTGGTGGTGGAGGACCGCAAAGGCTGCCTCCAGCTGTGCCTGACAGAAGTTGCCAACGGCCTGAGGAACCCAGTTTTGATGGTCCATGCGAATGACCATACCCATCGCATGTTTGTAGGTGAACAAGTGGGTGTGATCTGGGTCTACTTACCTGATGGCAGTCGGCTGGAGGAGCCCTTTCTGGATATTAAAACTATAGTGTTGGCTACACCGTGGATAGGGGATGAGAGGGGCTTTCTGGGGATGGCTTTCCACCCCAAGTACAAGTACAATGGGAAGTTTTATATCTATTACTCTTACATGGATAAGAAGCAAGTGGAAAAGATCAGAATCAGTGAATTGAAGGTTTCAGCATCTGATGTCAACAAAGCTGATCCACACTCAGAAAG gaatCTTCTGGAGCTTGAAGAACCAGCTGCTAATCATAATGGTGGACAGATTCTCTTTGGTGTGGATGGTTATATGTACCTGTTCACAGGGGATGGAGGGAAAGCTGGAGACCCTTTTGGAAAATTTGGAAATGCTCAGAACAA GAGCACTTTGCTGGGAAAAGTCTTGAGGATTGATGTGGATGGAAAAAGCCCAGATGGAAAGCCTTATCGCATCCCTCCTGACAATCCTTTTGTGTCTGATCCCAAGGCCTGCCCTGAGGTGTATGCTTATGGGGTCAGGAATATGTGGCGCTGTGCGGTTGACAGAGGGGACCCTGTCAcaagaaagggaagagggaggctCTTCTGTGGGGATGTTGGGCAGAACAGGTTTGAAGAAATTAACATCATCGTGAAAGGAGGGAACTATGGctggagagcaaaggagggatTTGAATGCTACGACACAAAGCTTTGCCATAATTCCTCTTTGG ATGACGTTCTTCCAATATTTGCATATGGCCGCAATGTGGGGAAATCAGTCACTGGAGGTTATGTATACAGAGGATGTGAATCACCCAACCTGAACGGCCTGTATATTTTTGGTGATTTCATGAATGG TCGACTTATGGCTTTACAGGAAGATGAGAAGACAAATAGATGGAAGAAGCAAGATATCTGTATTGGTAACACAAAAGCTTGTGCTTTCCCTGGAATGATCAGTTCTTACAGCAAATTTATCATCTCATTTGCTGAGGATGAAGCAG gTGAGCTGTATTTTATGTCTACTTCTTATCCCAGTGCCTATGCACCACATGGGTCTCTCTACAAGTTTGTTGATCCTGCAAG GAGAGCTCCACCAGGGAAGTGTAAATGGAAGCCTGTCCCAGTGAAAACAAAGAGTAAACGTATTCCATTTGCTCCACGTGCAA AGACCATCCTTGAGCTGCTTAATGAGCCTTCAACAACCCAGCCTCCTGAAAGATCATCTTCCCCCACTGGAGTCACCCGAACAATTTCTTCTAAGAAAGCTAAGAAGACCCAACCCACTAAAATAAAAGCATCAGCAGTGAAGCCAGCTTCAGCTggtaaaaagacacaaaaaatcaAAGCCAAGGCTAAACGTTACAAGCCAAAGCAGAAGGTGAAGGTGACAAAGGTTTCCAAAACTACACCAGTGCCGTCCTTGACAAAAAAGAACTCCCACCTAACCAGAACCAAGAAGCTTCCCCAAAGAAAGGAGCAGTAA
- the HHIPL2 gene encoding HHIP-like protein 2 isoform X3: MLAELDRSLKSFQECSPYAAHLYDAENPQTPLRNLPGLCFDYCSEFHFNCHSAISLLTGDKHIQECCETNKTRFCNLLNLHDKDYCFPNVLKNTALNRNLGLVVEDRKGCLQLCLTEVANGLRNPVLMVHANDHTHRMFVGEQVGVIWVYLPDGSRLEEPFLDIKTIVLATPWIGDERGFLGMAFHPKYKYNGKFYIYYSYMDKKQVEKIRISELKVSASDVNKADPHSERNLLELEEPAANHNGGQILFGVDGYMYLFTGDGGKAGDPFGKFGNAQNKSTLLGKVLRIDVDGKSPDGKPYRIPPDNPFVSDPKACPEVYAYGVRNMWRCAVDRGDPVTRKGRGRLFCGDVGQNRFEEINIIVKGGNYGWRAKEGFECYDTKLCHNSSLDDVLPIFAYGRNVGKSVTGGYVYRGCESPNLNGLYIFGDFMNGRLMALQEDEKTNRWKKQDICIGNTKACAFPGMISSYSKFIISFAEDEAGELYFMSTSYPSAYAPHGSLYKFVDPARRAPPGKCKWKPVPVKTKSKRIPFAPRAKTILELLNEPSTTQPPERSSSPTGVTRTISSKKAKKTQPTKIKASAVKPASAGKKTQKIKAKAKRYKPKQKVKVTKVSKTTPVPSLTKKNSHLTRTKKLPQRKEQ, encoded by the exons ATGTTGGCTGAATTAGACCGCTCACTGAAGAGTTTTCAG GAATGTTCTCCATATGCTGCACATCTTTATGATGCAGAAAACCCTCAGACGCCTCTTCGAAACCTCCCAGGACTTTGCTTTGACTACTGCTCTGAGTTTCACTTCAACTGCCACTCCGCTATCAGCCTGCTGACTGGTGATAAACACATCCAAGAATGCTGCGAGACAAACAAGACGCGCTTCTGTAACCTCCTTAACCTACATGATAAGGACTACTGCTTCCCCAATGTGCTAAAGAACACAGCCCTCAACCGTAACCTGGGCTTGGTGGTGGAGGACCGCAAAGGCTGCCTCCAGCTGTGCCTGACAGAAGTTGCCAACGGCCTGAGGAACCCAGTTTTGATGGTCCATGCGAATGACCATACCCATCGCATGTTTGTAGGTGAACAAGTGGGTGTGATCTGGGTCTACTTACCTGATGGCAGTCGGCTGGAGGAGCCCTTTCTGGATATTAAAACTATAGTGTTGGCTACACCGTGGATAGGGGATGAGAGGGGCTTTCTGGGGATGGCTTTCCACCCCAAGTACAAGTACAATGGGAAGTTTTATATCTATTACTCTTACATGGATAAGAAGCAAGTGGAAAAGATCAGAATCAGTGAATTGAAGGTTTCAGCATCTGATGTCAACAAAGCTGATCCACACTCAGAAAG gaatCTTCTGGAGCTTGAAGAACCAGCTGCTAATCATAATGGTGGACAGATTCTCTTTGGTGTGGATGGTTATATGTACCTGTTCACAGGGGATGGAGGGAAAGCTGGAGACCCTTTTGGAAAATTTGGAAATGCTCAGAACAA GAGCACTTTGCTGGGAAAAGTCTTGAGGATTGATGTGGATGGAAAAAGCCCAGATGGAAAGCCTTATCGCATCCCTCCTGACAATCCTTTTGTGTCTGATCCCAAGGCCTGCCCTGAGGTGTATGCTTATGGGGTCAGGAATATGTGGCGCTGTGCGGTTGACAGAGGGGACCCTGTCAcaagaaagggaagagggaggctCTTCTGTGGGGATGTTGGGCAGAACAGGTTTGAAGAAATTAACATCATCGTGAAAGGAGGGAACTATGGctggagagcaaaggagggatTTGAATGCTACGACACAAAGCTTTGCCATAATTCCTCTTTGG ATGACGTTCTTCCAATATTTGCATATGGCCGCAATGTGGGGAAATCAGTCACTGGAGGTTATGTATACAGAGGATGTGAATCACCCAACCTGAACGGCCTGTATATTTTTGGTGATTTCATGAATGG TCGACTTATGGCTTTACAGGAAGATGAGAAGACAAATAGATGGAAGAAGCAAGATATCTGTATTGGTAACACAAAAGCTTGTGCTTTCCCTGGAATGATCAGTTCTTACAGCAAATTTATCATCTCATTTGCTGAGGATGAAGCAG gTGAGCTGTATTTTATGTCTACTTCTTATCCCAGTGCCTATGCACCACATGGGTCTCTCTACAAGTTTGTTGATCCTGCAAG GAGAGCTCCACCAGGGAAGTGTAAATGGAAGCCTGTCCCAGTGAAAACAAAGAGTAAACGTATTCCATTTGCTCCACGTGCAA AGACCATCCTTGAGCTGCTTAATGAGCCTTCAACAACCCAGCCTCCTGAAAGATCATCTTCCCCCACTGGAGTCACCCGAACAATTTCTTCTAAGAAAGCTAAGAAGACCCAACCCACTAAAATAAAAGCATCAGCAGTGAAGCCAGCTTCAGCTggtaaaaagacacaaaaaatcaAAGCCAAGGCTAAACGTTACAAGCCAAAGCAGAAGGTGAAGGTGACAAAGGTTTCCAAAACTACACCAGTGCCGTCCTTGACAAAAAAGAACTCCCACCTAACCAGAACCAAGAAGCTTCCCCAAAGAAAGGAGCAGTAA
- the HHIPL2 gene encoding HHIP-like protein 2 isoform X2 — translation MNEPYHEEVENFYTSDLKKPPVEKVNVWPCTGGSSSSSGVSFSCPHVFFCLSLLCQISNLLGHPQCLDYGPPFQPPFHLEFCTAYENFGCCDQERDNSIAAKYWEIMDYIDPQGHKLCGAYIKDILCQECSPYAAHLYDAENPQTPLRNLPGLCFDYCSEFHFNCHSAISLLTGDKHIQECCETNKTRFCNLLNLHDKDYCFPNVLKNTALNRNLGLVVEDRKGCLQLCLTEVANGLRNPVLMVHANDHTHRMFVGEQVGVIWVYLPDGSRLEEPFLDIKTIVLATPWIGDERGFLGMAFHPKYKYNGKFYIYYSYMDKKQVEKIRISELKVSASDVNKADPHSERNLLELEEPAANHNGGQILFGVDGYMYLFTGDGGKAGDPFGKFGNAQNKSTLLGKVLRIDVDGKSPDGKPYRIPPDNPFVSDPKACPEVYAYGVRNMWRCAVDRGDPVTRKGRGRLFCGDVGQNRFEEINIIVKGGNYGWRAKEGFECYDTKLCHNSSLDDVLPIFAYGRNVGKSVTGGYVYRGCESPNLNGLYIFGDFMNGRLMALQEDEKTNRWKKQDICIGNTKACAFPGMISSYSKFIISFAEDEAGELYFMSTSYPSAYAPHGSLYKFVDPARLVIKGELHQGSVNGSLSQ, via the exons ATGAATGAACCATACCATGAAGAGGTCGAGAATTTCTATACATCTGACCTCAAGAAACCTCCAGTGGAGAAAGTGAATGTTTGGCCATGCACTggcgggagcagcagcagctctggagttTCCTTTTCTTGCCCACATGTCTTTTTTTGCCTCTCCTTGTTATGCCAAATAAGCAATCTTCTGGGGCATCCTCAGTGCCTGGATTATGGGCCGCCTTTCCAGCCCCCTTTTCACTTGGAGTTTTGCACTGCCTATGAAAACTTTGGCTGCTGCGACCAGGAGAGAGACAACAGCATTGCAGCAAAATACTGGGAGATCATGGATTATATTGATCCCCAGGGGCATAAGCTGTGTGGAGCATATATCAAAGATATCCTGTGTCAG GAATGTTCTCCATATGCTGCACATCTTTATGATGCAGAAAACCCTCAGACGCCTCTTCGAAACCTCCCAGGACTTTGCTTTGACTACTGCTCTGAGTTTCACTTCAACTGCCACTCCGCTATCAGCCTGCTGACTGGTGATAAACACATCCAAGAATGCTGCGAGACAAACAAGACGCGCTTCTGTAACCTCCTTAACCTACATGATAAGGACTACTGCTTCCCCAATGTGCTAAAGAACACAGCCCTCAACCGTAACCTGGGCTTGGTGGTGGAGGACCGCAAAGGCTGCCTCCAGCTGTGCCTGACAGAAGTTGCCAACGGCCTGAGGAACCCAGTTTTGATGGTCCATGCGAATGACCATACCCATCGCATGTTTGTAGGTGAACAAGTGGGTGTGATCTGGGTCTACTTACCTGATGGCAGTCGGCTGGAGGAGCCCTTTCTGGATATTAAAACTATAGTGTTGGCTACACCGTGGATAGGGGATGAGAGGGGCTTTCTGGGGATGGCTTTCCACCCCAAGTACAAGTACAATGGGAAGTTTTATATCTATTACTCTTACATGGATAAGAAGCAAGTGGAAAAGATCAGAATCAGTGAATTGAAGGTTTCAGCATCTGATGTCAACAAAGCTGATCCACACTCAGAAAG gaatCTTCTGGAGCTTGAAGAACCAGCTGCTAATCATAATGGTGGACAGATTCTCTTTGGTGTGGATGGTTATATGTACCTGTTCACAGGGGATGGAGGGAAAGCTGGAGACCCTTTTGGAAAATTTGGAAATGCTCAGAACAA GAGCACTTTGCTGGGAAAAGTCTTGAGGATTGATGTGGATGGAAAAAGCCCAGATGGAAAGCCTTATCGCATCCCTCCTGACAATCCTTTTGTGTCTGATCCCAAGGCCTGCCCTGAGGTGTATGCTTATGGGGTCAGGAATATGTGGCGCTGTGCGGTTGACAGAGGGGACCCTGTCAcaagaaagggaagagggaggctCTTCTGTGGGGATGTTGGGCAGAACAGGTTTGAAGAAATTAACATCATCGTGAAAGGAGGGAACTATGGctggagagcaaaggagggatTTGAATGCTACGACACAAAGCTTTGCCATAATTCCTCTTTGG ATGACGTTCTTCCAATATTTGCATATGGCCGCAATGTGGGGAAATCAGTCACTGGAGGTTATGTATACAGAGGATGTGAATCACCCAACCTGAACGGCCTGTATATTTTTGGTGATTTCATGAATGG TCGACTTATGGCTTTACAGGAAGATGAGAAGACAAATAGATGGAAGAAGCAAGATATCTGTATTGGTAACACAAAAGCTTGTGCTTTCCCTGGAATGATCAGTTCTTACAGCAAATTTATCATCTCATTTGCTGAGGATGAAGCAG gTGAGCTGTATTTTATGTCTACTTCTTATCCCAGTGCCTATGCACCACATGGGTCTCTCTACAAGTTTGTTGATCCTGCAAGGTTAGTAATTAAAG GAGAGCTCCACCAGGGAAGTGTAAATGGAAGCCTGTCCCAGTGA
- the HHIPL2 gene encoding HHIP-like protein 2 isoform X4, whose protein sequence is MNEPYHEEVENFYTSDLKKPPVEKVNVWPCTGGSSSSSGVSFSCPHVFFCLSLLCQISNLLGHPQCLDYGPPFQPPFHLEFCTAYENFGCCDQERDNSIAAKYWEIMDYIDPQGHKLCGAYIKDILCQECSPYAAHLYDAENPQTPLRNLPGLCFDYCSEFHFNCHSAISLLTGDKHIQECCETNKTRFCNLLNLHDKDYCFPNVLKNTALNRNLGLVVEDRKGCLQLCLTEVANGLRNPVLMVHANDHTHRMFVGEQVGVIWVYLPDGSRLEEPFLDIKTIVLATPWIGDERGFLGMAFHPKYKYNGKFYIYYSYMDKKQVEKIRISELKVSASDVNKADPHSERNLLELEEPAANHNGGQILFGVDGYMYLFTGDGGKAGDPFGKFGNAQNKSTLLGKVLRIDVDGKSPDGKPYRIPPDNPFVSDPKACPEVYAYGVRNMWRCAVDRGDPVTRKGRGRLFCGDVGQNRFEEINIIVKGGNYGWRAKEGFECYDTKLCHNSSLDDVLPIFAYGRNVGKSVTGGYVYRGCESPNLNGLYIFGDFMNGRLMALQEDEKTNRWKKQDICIGNTKACAFPGMISSYSKFIISFAEDEAGELHQGSVNGSLSQ, encoded by the exons ATGAATGAACCATACCATGAAGAGGTCGAGAATTTCTATACATCTGACCTCAAGAAACCTCCAGTGGAGAAAGTGAATGTTTGGCCATGCACTggcgggagcagcagcagctctggagttTCCTTTTCTTGCCCACATGTCTTTTTTTGCCTCTCCTTGTTATGCCAAATAAGCAATCTTCTGGGGCATCCTCAGTGCCTGGATTATGGGCCGCCTTTCCAGCCCCCTTTTCACTTGGAGTTTTGCACTGCCTATGAAAACTTTGGCTGCTGCGACCAGGAGAGAGACAACAGCATTGCAGCAAAATACTGGGAGATCATGGATTATATTGATCCCCAGGGGCATAAGCTGTGTGGAGCATATATCAAAGATATCCTGTGTCAG GAATGTTCTCCATATGCTGCACATCTTTATGATGCAGAAAACCCTCAGACGCCTCTTCGAAACCTCCCAGGACTTTGCTTTGACTACTGCTCTGAGTTTCACTTCAACTGCCACTCCGCTATCAGCCTGCTGACTGGTGATAAACACATCCAAGAATGCTGCGAGACAAACAAGACGCGCTTCTGTAACCTCCTTAACCTACATGATAAGGACTACTGCTTCCCCAATGTGCTAAAGAACACAGCCCTCAACCGTAACCTGGGCTTGGTGGTGGAGGACCGCAAAGGCTGCCTCCAGCTGTGCCTGACAGAAGTTGCCAACGGCCTGAGGAACCCAGTTTTGATGGTCCATGCGAATGACCATACCCATCGCATGTTTGTAGGTGAACAAGTGGGTGTGATCTGGGTCTACTTACCTGATGGCAGTCGGCTGGAGGAGCCCTTTCTGGATATTAAAACTATAGTGTTGGCTACACCGTGGATAGGGGATGAGAGGGGCTTTCTGGGGATGGCTTTCCACCCCAAGTACAAGTACAATGGGAAGTTTTATATCTATTACTCTTACATGGATAAGAAGCAAGTGGAAAAGATCAGAATCAGTGAATTGAAGGTTTCAGCATCTGATGTCAACAAAGCTGATCCACACTCAGAAAG gaatCTTCTGGAGCTTGAAGAACCAGCTGCTAATCATAATGGTGGACAGATTCTCTTTGGTGTGGATGGTTATATGTACCTGTTCACAGGGGATGGAGGGAAAGCTGGAGACCCTTTTGGAAAATTTGGAAATGCTCAGAACAA GAGCACTTTGCTGGGAAAAGTCTTGAGGATTGATGTGGATGGAAAAAGCCCAGATGGAAAGCCTTATCGCATCCCTCCTGACAATCCTTTTGTGTCTGATCCCAAGGCCTGCCCTGAGGTGTATGCTTATGGGGTCAGGAATATGTGGCGCTGTGCGGTTGACAGAGGGGACCCTGTCAcaagaaagggaagagggaggctCTTCTGTGGGGATGTTGGGCAGAACAGGTTTGAAGAAATTAACATCATCGTGAAAGGAGGGAACTATGGctggagagcaaaggagggatTTGAATGCTACGACACAAAGCTTTGCCATAATTCCTCTTTGG ATGACGTTCTTCCAATATTTGCATATGGCCGCAATGTGGGGAAATCAGTCACTGGAGGTTATGTATACAGAGGATGTGAATCACCCAACCTGAACGGCCTGTATATTTTTGGTGATTTCATGAATGG TCGACTTATGGCTTTACAGGAAGATGAGAAGACAAATAGATGGAAGAAGCAAGATATCTGTATTGGTAACACAAAAGCTTGTGCTTTCCCTGGAATGATCAGTTCTTACAGCAAATTTATCATCTCATTTGCTGAGGATGAAGCAG GAGAGCTCCACCAGGGAAGTGTAAATGGAAGCCTGTCCCAGTGA